In Acropora palmata chromosome 7, jaAcrPala1.3, whole genome shotgun sequence, one genomic interval encodes:
- the LOC141887247 gene encoding G-protein coupled receptor 3-like: protein MRTIQRPSLLLLCSLSTTDVIWAIFSAIHNTKFFILKNFCPKDLSEEEVFTTVLCFFSTLGSLAVISGDRLLAVNNPWWYRSHATRSHAVKQITLVWVIALTFSGIAAGHLYDKTPLLWSILKCLGSVFSVCYALTIIGCYIGVLIANCRHGASLDQYGGPMRTVLRCENKIANTVGLILLALCFTVLPAMIAPFLLMNLGFTPTDTVPLRPFTQILVTLNGLLNPLLNYGRNKDVRRAVRSLIRCQRCCGEGRHIGDADHGQRRRNLFPLRGNNRVTVDSQQVTY, encoded by the coding sequence ATGCGAACCATTCAACGCCCTTCGTTGCTTCTCCTATGCAGCCTTTCAACCACCGACGTCATCTGGGCAATATTTTCTGCTATTCACAACACAAAGTTTTTTATTCTCAAGAACTTCTGCCCGAAGGACCTTTCTGAAGAAGAAGTCTTCACAACCgttctttgtttcttctcaACTCTTGGTAGTTTAGCAGTGATAAGCGGCGACCGTCTTTTGGCAGTGAACAACCCCTGGTGGTACCGAAGTCACGCAACCAGGTCACATGCTGTCAAGCAAATAACTTTGGTGTGGGTGATTGCCTTAACTTTCTCTGGTATTGCCGCTGGCCACCTGTACGACAAAACCCCTCTACTGTGGTCAATACTAAAGTGCCTTGGTAGCGTGTTTTCTGTTTGCTACGCCTTGACCATTATTGGTTGTTATATTGGAGTACTAATTGCAAATTGTCGACATGGGGCTTCTCTGGATCAATACGGAGGTCCCATGCGCACAGTTTTGAGGTGTGAGAACAAAATCGCTAACACAGTTGGTTTAATCCTTCTTGCTTTGTGTTTCACTGTTCTACCAGCCATGATTGCTCCATTTTTGTTGATGAACCTTGGATTCACTCCAACAGATACGGTCCCTTTGAGGCCGTTTACTCAAATTCTTGTCACTCTTAATGGATTGTTAAACCCACTCTTGAACTATGGCCGCAATAAAGATGTCCGGAGAGCGGTGCGTAGTTTAATAAGATGCCAAAGGTGCTGTGGAGAAGGCCGTCACATTGGCGATGCAGATCATGGACAGCGACGCAGAAATCTGTTTCCCTTGAGAGGAAACAACAGAGTGACTGTTGATTCCCAACAAGTGACTTACTAG